A genomic stretch from Spongiibacter nanhainus includes:
- a CDS encoding DUF1249 domain-containing protein produces the protein MNSAPYKVDLSAHLADCEMNYLRLQKILPNSLEDGQCLRFQMGTSQLGITVIEQAPYTAMLELRLNRASGASWTRAELQVRMYHDAALAEVVASKGGRPLRPRYHYPNSAMYQRDEKAQRNRFLGEWLSYCLRCGHALDTPITSVDSL, from the coding sequence GTGAATAGCGCACCCTATAAGGTGGATCTCAGTGCCCATCTCGCCGACTGTGAGATGAATTACCTGCGTCTGCAGAAAATCTTGCCGAATTCGCTGGAGGATGGGCAGTGCCTGCGTTTTCAAATGGGGACCTCGCAACTGGGCATCACCGTCATCGAACAGGCGCCCTACACGGCAATGTTGGAACTGCGGCTCAACCGCGCCAGCGGTGCAAGCTGGACCCGCGCCGAGTTGCAGGTGCGCATGTATCACGATGCGGCGCTTGCCGAGGTGGTGGCCTCGAAGGGCGGTCGTCCACTGCGACCTCGCTATCACTACCCCAATAGCGCCATGTACCAGCGGGATGAAAAAGCCCAGCGCAACCGTTTTCTGGGGGAGTGGTTGAGCTACTGCCTGCGCTGCGGCCACGCGCTGGATACGCCCATCACCTCGGTCGACTCACTGTAG